A window of Selenomonas ruminantium subsp. lactilytica TAM6421 contains these coding sequences:
- a CDS encoding N-acetylmuramoyl-L-alanine amidase, which translates to MKRRDFLKNMILLGAGTVVLPQLWTAKAAEAAWNADGGAASGVDSKLGIPIRETNFRFSSLQNRKTTDAIVIHHVGGTNRDVSAEEINVWHKNNGWAGIGYHFVIRKDGTIERGRPMDMLGAHCYDHNWHTVGVNIVGEFDGHVPEPAQMDSAAKLLAALCRYYGIEPNRQHIKGHREYNSTACPGQNLFDRLPRLVTMTRKYY; encoded by the coding sequence ATGAAACGCAGAGATTTCTTGAAAAACATGATACTCTTAGGTGCAGGCACGGTCGTACTGCCACAGCTTTGGACAGCGAAAGCAGCAGAGGCCGCCTGGAATGCCGATGGCGGCGCTGCGAGCGGCGTGGACTCGAAATTGGGGATTCCCATCCGGGAAACCAATTTTAGATTCTCTTCCTTGCAGAACCGCAAGACCACCGATGCTATTGTTATCCACCATGTAGGCGGAACCAATCGTGATGTGTCAGCTGAGGAAATCAATGTTTGGCACAAAAACAACGGCTGGGCCGGCATTGGCTATCACTTTGTCATACGCAAGGATGGCACCATTGAACGGGGACGTCCGATGGATATGCTTGGCGCGCATTGCTATGACCATAACTGGCATACGGTGGGAGTGAATATCGTAGGAGAGTTTGATGGTCATGTACCGGAACCGGCCCAGATGGATTCTGCGGCGAAACTTCTGGCTGCACTGTGCCGTTATTACGGCATTGAGCCGAACCGCCAGCATATCAAAGGCCATCGGGAGTATAACTCCACGGCCTGCCCGGGGCAGAATCTCTTTGATCGTCTGCCACGGTTGGTGACGATGACACGCAAATATTACTGA